The proteins below come from a single Longimicrobium sp. genomic window:
- the treS gene encoding maltose alpha-D-glucosyltransferase yields the protein MSASDPLWYKDAVFYEIHVKAFQDSNADGIGDFAGLMQRLDYVQSLGVDVIWLLPYYPSPLRDDGYDIADYYNIHPSYGSVDDFTRFMEEAHRRGLRVISDLVLNHTSSDHPWFQRARRAPRGSPERDFYVWSDDDTVYKEARVIFTDTEPSNWTWDPVAGQYYWHRFFSHQPDLNWDNPAVKEAMFQVMEFWLDRGLDGFRADAVPYLIEREGTICENLPETHDILKEFRTRLDAKYPGRILLAEANQWPEDVRPYFGDGDEFQMAFHFPLMPRIFMAVRQGIRKPIVEIIERTPPIPDDCQWCMFLRNHDELTLEMVTDEERDYMYREYAADPRMRLNLGIRRRLAPLMDNDRRKIELLNSILFTMPGSPIVYYGDELGMGDNVFLGDRDGVRTPMQWSPDRNAGFSRAEAARLFLPPITDTQYGFQAINVEAQERSPFSLLNWTKRLIAVRKQHHAFGRGTIEFLQPENPHVLAYIREYEGDAILVVNNLSGTAQAVQLDLARFAGRIPVELLGQTSFLPIDETPYALTLSPYGFFWFGLRPVRVEADAGNDVPAEWAEAEARVFEDAGVLAGMVAAVPHEWLRAQRWFRGKAREILSTELVDHAIVRPERGPRAIASVLRVRYEEGEPEVYFLPLSLHPTLQPGVTPEAIVSQATEAGEFRVFEALGDRRFAGALLDAIREEAVIDGQNGRLVARRGRAFEELDHQRGPVRPISAEQSNTSLIIGDSAILKIFRKLEAGMNPDLEVTRFLTERTSFRNLPALGGWIEHQGAGETSSVAGLFAFIPNTGDAWSVALKALERFMGAASRSAADPETVAGQEAVRRMAGEFFPSIERLGATTARLHLALASAGPDEPEFAPEPVGDAEVRAYTDAFTRHVDEVLGELGHRLEKIPGAFPSALLNELSGVVRSAADVRQRGDDLRLLEEAGTVRTRFHGDYHLGQVLRAEKPGPDGSEWYILDYEGEPARPLAERRAKGSPLRDVAGMLRSFNYAVRVALKEYRTDDYRTRMSLERWAAAWEREARTLFLDAYRATVAGSPIVPADAELFARTLAVFELEKAVYELGYEMNNRPDWIWVPLEGIRSILGGAA from the coding sequence TTGAGCGCTTCCGACCCGCTCTGGTACAAGGACGCCGTCTTTTACGAGATCCACGTCAAGGCCTTCCAGGACTCCAACGCCGACGGGATCGGCGACTTCGCCGGGCTGATGCAGCGCCTGGACTACGTGCAGAGCCTGGGCGTGGACGTCATCTGGCTCCTTCCCTACTACCCCTCGCCGCTGCGCGACGACGGGTACGACATCGCCGACTACTACAACATCCACCCGTCGTACGGGTCGGTGGATGACTTCACGCGCTTCATGGAGGAGGCGCACCGCCGCGGCCTGCGCGTGATCTCGGACCTGGTGCTCAACCACACCTCCAGCGACCACCCCTGGTTCCAGCGCGCCCGCCGCGCGCCCAGGGGCTCGCCGGAGCGCGACTTCTACGTGTGGTCGGACGACGACACGGTGTACAAGGAGGCCCGCGTCATCTTCACCGACACGGAGCCGAGCAACTGGACCTGGGACCCGGTGGCGGGGCAGTACTACTGGCATCGCTTCTTCAGCCACCAGCCGGACCTCAACTGGGACAACCCCGCCGTGAAGGAGGCGATGTTCCAGGTGATGGAGTTCTGGCTGGACCGCGGGCTGGACGGCTTCCGGGCGGACGCGGTGCCGTACCTGATCGAGCGCGAGGGGACGATCTGCGAGAACCTCCCCGAGACGCACGACATCCTCAAGGAGTTCCGCACCCGCCTGGACGCCAAGTACCCCGGGCGCATCCTGCTGGCCGAGGCCAACCAGTGGCCCGAGGACGTGCGCCCCTACTTCGGTGACGGCGACGAGTTCCAGATGGCGTTCCACTTCCCGCTGATGCCGCGCATCTTCATGGCGGTGCGCCAGGGGATCCGGAAGCCGATCGTGGAGATCATCGAGCGCACCCCGCCGATCCCCGACGACTGCCAGTGGTGCATGTTCCTGCGCAACCACGACGAGCTCACCCTGGAGATGGTGACCGACGAGGAGCGCGACTACATGTACCGCGAGTACGCCGCCGACCCGCGCATGCGCCTCAACCTGGGCATCCGCCGCCGGCTGGCGCCGCTGATGGACAACGACCGGCGCAAGATCGAGCTCCTCAACTCGATCCTCTTCACCATGCCGGGCTCGCCCATCGTGTACTACGGTGACGAGCTGGGGATGGGCGACAACGTCTTCCTGGGCGACCGAGACGGGGTGCGCACGCCCATGCAGTGGTCGCCGGACCGCAACGCCGGGTTCAGCCGCGCCGAGGCCGCGCGCCTCTTCCTGCCGCCGATCACGGACACGCAGTACGGCTTCCAGGCGATCAACGTGGAGGCGCAGGAGCGCTCGCCCTTCTCGCTCCTCAACTGGACCAAGCGGCTGATCGCGGTGCGCAAGCAGCACCACGCCTTCGGCCGCGGGACCATCGAGTTCCTGCAGCCGGAAAACCCGCACGTCCTCGCCTACATCCGCGAGTACGAGGGCGACGCCATCCTGGTGGTCAACAACCTCTCGGGCACGGCGCAGGCGGTGCAGCTCGACCTCGCGCGCTTCGCCGGGCGCATCCCGGTGGAGCTGCTGGGGCAGACGTCGTTCCTCCCCATCGACGAGACGCCGTACGCGCTGACGCTGAGCCCCTACGGCTTCTTCTGGTTCGGTCTGCGGCCGGTGCGCGTGGAAGCGGACGCGGGGAACGACGTGCCGGCCGAGTGGGCGGAGGCGGAGGCGCGCGTCTTCGAGGACGCCGGGGTGCTGGCGGGGATGGTCGCCGCCGTGCCGCACGAGTGGCTGCGCGCCCAGCGCTGGTTCCGCGGCAAGGCGCGCGAGATCCTCTCCACGGAACTGGTGGACCACGCCATCGTGCGTCCCGAGCGAGGGCCGCGCGCCATCGCGTCGGTGCTGCGGGTGAGATACGAAGAGGGCGAGCCGGAGGTGTACTTCCTCCCGCTCTCGCTGCACCCCACCCTGCAGCCAGGGGTGACGCCGGAGGCGATCGTCTCGCAGGCCACCGAGGCGGGTGAGTTCCGCGTATTCGAGGCGCTGGGCGACCGCCGCTTCGCCGGGGCGCTGCTGGACGCCATCCGCGAGGAAGCGGTCATCGACGGGCAGAACGGGCGGCTGGTGGCACGGCGTGGCCGCGCCTTCGAGGAGCTGGACCACCAGCGCGGGCCCGTGCGCCCCATCTCGGCCGAGCAGAGCAACACCTCGCTGATCATCGGCGACTCGGCCATCCTCAAGATCTTCCGCAAGCTGGAAGCGGGGATGAACCCGGACCTGGAGGTGACGCGCTTCCTCACCGAGCGCACCAGCTTCCGCAACCTCCCGGCGCTGGGCGGGTGGATCGAGCACCAGGGGGCGGGCGAGACGTCGTCGGTGGCCGGGCTCTTCGCCTTCATTCCCAACACGGGGGATGCGTGGAGCGTGGCGCTGAAGGCGCTGGAGCGCTTCATGGGCGCCGCATCGCGCAGCGCCGCCGACCCCGAGACGGTCGCGGGGCAGGAGGCGGTGCGGCGGATGGCGGGCGAGTTCTTCCCGTCAATCGAGCGGCTGGGCGCCACCACCGCGCGTCTGCATCTGGCGCTCGCCTCCGCCGGGCCGGACGAGCCGGAGTTCGCGCCGGAGCCGGTGGGCGACGCGGAGGTGCGCGCGTACACCGACGCCTTCACGCGGCACGTGGACGAGGTGCTGGGCGAGCTGGGGCATCGTCTCGAAAAGATCCCGGGCGCCTTCCCGTCCGCACTTCTCAACGAGCTGAGCGGCGTGGTGCGCTCCGCGGCCGACGTCCGCCAGCGCGGCGACGACCTGCGGCTGCTCGAGGAGGCGGGGACGGTGCGCACCCGCTTCCACGGCGACTACCACCTGGGGCAGGTGCTCCGCGCGGAGAAGCCGGGGCCAGACGGGTCCGAGTGGTACATCCTGGACTACGAGGGAGAGCCGGCGCGCCCGCTCGCCGAGCGCCGCGCCAAGGGCTCGCCGCTGCGCGACGTGGCGGGAATGCTGCGCTCCTTCAACTACGCCGTGCGCGTGGCGCTCAAGGAGTACCGCACCGACGACTACCGCACCCGGATGTCGCTGGAGCGGTGGGCGGCGGCGTGGGAGCGCGAGGCCCGCACCCTCTTCCTGGACGCCTACCGCGCGACGGTGGCGGGCTCACCCATCGTGCCGGCCGACGCGGAGCTGTTCGCGCGGACGCTGGCGGTGTTCGAGCTGGAGAAGGCGGTGTACGAGCTGGGGTACGAGATGAACAACCGGCCGGACTGGATCTGGGTGCCGCTGGAGGGGATCCGCTCGATCCTGGGGGGCGCAGCGTGA
- the malQ gene encoding 4-alpha-glucanotransferase, which translates to MKSVTERRRSGVLLHPTSLPGGPIGTLGDEAFRFVDWLKEAGQGLWQMLPLVAVDEGGSPYNGLSAMAGNTFLLDAGRLAEEGLIEESDEDAQLPRVDFAAAARRSDALIRRAYEGLKAGRAPALRDDFAAYREKHAYWLEDYALFRALRDAQGPPWTSWDPGIRTRKPAALRRARKELADQVERHAFGQFLFDRQWSALRRYAADAGVAIVGDIPIFVAHDSADVWAHPELFSLDAHGMPSVVSGVPPDYFSETGQRWGNPHYRWDVMERDGFRWWTERFRRTLEWVELARIDHFRGFESYWEVPADEETALNGTWQPGPGSRLFAAVAKELGPLPLIAEDLGIITPEVDALRESLGMPGIRVLQFAFGDDEENPHLPANYEANTVAYTGTHDNDTSLGWYRGASEGDRAGLRRLTDAPERSVHWGMMEVVFQSPAALAVVPLQDVLGLGSDHRMNVPGTAEGNWGWRFRSEDLTTALAERLNKLTHATGRLHADQ; encoded by the coding sequence ATGAAGAGCGTTACTGAGCGCAGGCGGAGCGGGGTCCTCCTTCACCCCACCTCGCTCCCCGGCGGTCCCATCGGCACCCTGGGGGACGAGGCGTTCCGCTTCGTGGACTGGCTCAAGGAGGCGGGACAGGGCCTCTGGCAGATGCTCCCGCTGGTGGCGGTGGACGAGGGCGGATCGCCGTACAACGGCCTTTCCGCGATGGCCGGCAACACCTTTCTCCTGGATGCGGGGCGCCTGGCGGAAGAGGGTCTGATCGAGGAGTCGGACGAGGACGCCCAGCTGCCGCGCGTGGACTTCGCCGCCGCCGCGCGCCGCAGCGATGCGCTCATCCGCCGCGCATACGAGGGTCTTAAAGCCGGCCGCGCCCCCGCGCTCCGCGACGACTTCGCCGCGTATCGGGAAAAGCACGCGTACTGGCTGGAGGACTACGCCCTCTTCCGCGCCCTCCGCGACGCGCAGGGGCCGCCGTGGACGAGCTGGGACCCCGGCATTCGCACGCGCAAGCCAGCCGCGTTGCGCAGGGCACGCAAGGAGCTGGCGGACCAGGTGGAGCGGCACGCCTTCGGGCAGTTCCTCTTTGACCGACAGTGGTCCGCCCTGCGCCGCTACGCCGCAGACGCGGGAGTCGCCATCGTGGGCGACATCCCCATCTTCGTGGCGCACGACAGCGCGGACGTGTGGGCGCACCCCGAGCTCTTCTCGCTCGACGCGCACGGCATGCCGAGCGTGGTCTCGGGCGTGCCGCCCGACTACTTCAGCGAGACGGGGCAGCGCTGGGGAAACCCGCACTACCGCTGGGACGTGATGGAGCGCGACGGATTCCGCTGGTGGACGGAGCGATTCCGGCGTACACTGGAGTGGGTGGAGCTGGCGCGCATCGACCACTTCCGCGGCTTCGAGTCGTACTGGGAGGTGCCGGCCGACGAGGAGACGGCGCTCAACGGCACCTGGCAGCCCGGCCCCGGATCGCGCCTCTTCGCCGCGGTGGCGAAGGAGCTGGGACCCCTGCCGCTGATCGCGGAGGACCTGGGGATCATCACCCCCGAAGTCGACGCGTTGCGCGAGTCGCTGGGGATGCCGGGGATCCGCGTGCTGCAGTTCGCCTTCGGCGACGACGAGGAGAACCCGCACCTCCCCGCCAACTACGAGGCGAACACCGTCGCGTACACGGGGACGCACGACAACGACACCTCGCTGGGATGGTACCGCGGCGCGTCGGAGGGGGACCGCGCGGGGTTGCGCAGGCTGACGGACGCGCCGGAACGGTCGGTGCACTGGGGGATGATGGAGGTCGTCTTCCAGTCCCCCGCCGCGCTGGCGGTGGTGCCGTTGCAGGACGTGCTGGGGCTGGGAAGCGACCACCGCATGAACGTCCCCGGCACTGCCGAAGGGAACTGGGGGTGGCGCTTCCGCTCCGAAGACCTGACTACCGCGCTCGCCGAGCGCCTCAACAAGCTCACCCACGCCACCGGCCGTCTCCATGCCGATCAATGA
- a CDS encoding SDR family oxidoreductase, translated as MPINETAGPVTMVTGGAGNLGRAVTRAFLDAGHRVFVPLHKGDAHAMDGLANEFSGRVDTCFLDLTTERGAAAAVREAVEWTGRLDSVAHLVGGYSGGVLLGDTPTDLWDRMMDLNLRSAYLVARAALPVMTEGGTLVFVSSRAARESRANNGAYAVSKSALLTLTEVIAEEYGPSGVRSYAVLPGTLDTPANRASMPNADAASWIKPETVAAQIVRLCSGTAEEPNGSAIPVYGAA; from the coding sequence ATGCCGATCAATGAAACCGCGGGACCGGTGACGATGGTCACCGGCGGCGCAGGCAACCTTGGCCGCGCCGTCACGCGCGCCTTCCTGGACGCCGGCCACCGCGTCTTCGTCCCCCTGCACAAGGGCGACGCGCACGCGATGGACGGCCTGGCGAACGAGTTCAGCGGCCGCGTGGACACCTGCTTCCTGGACCTGACCACCGAGCGCGGCGCGGCCGCCGCCGTGCGCGAGGCGGTGGAGTGGACGGGACGGCTGGACTCGGTGGCGCACCTGGTGGGCGGCTATTCCGGCGGCGTCCTGCTGGGGGACACCCCCACCGACCTGTGGGACCGGATGATGGACCTCAACCTGCGCTCCGCCTACCTCGTGGCCCGCGCCGCGCTGCCGGTGATGACGGAGGGCGGCACGCTGGTCTTCGTCTCCTCGCGCGCCGCGCGCGAGTCGCGCGCGAACAACGGGGCGTACGCCGTCTCCAAGTCCGCGCTCCTCACGCTGACCGAGGTGATCGCGGAGGAGTACGGCCCCTCCGGCGTCCGCTCCTACGCCGTCCTCCCGGGCACGCTGGACACCCCCGCCAACCGCGCCTCCATGCCCAATGCCGACGCCGCCTCCTGGATCAAGCCGGAGACCGTCGCCGCGCAGATCGTGCGCCTCTGCTCCGGCACCGCCGAGGAGCCGAATGGGTCGGCGATCCCGGTGTACGGGGCGGCGTAA
- a CDS encoding branched-chain amino acid ABC transporter substrate-binding protein — protein MKALPSIFAVAALAVLSLAACGREKETIVLGVAAPLQAANGKSVEMAARMAVDEINRAEGNDGFTFALEIRDDERSEAKGIEVAQDLRENEKVVAVIGHVNSAVSIKAAPIYNMPAGMHDSIGGDPVVQISPASSAPALTGAGPWTFRVTPTDLEFSPALARHARERLGSSKAAVIYANDEYGQGVTSTFEAAFRRQGGQIVSTDPYLPDILKNPAALDPYLTRAIRRGADALVIGGQADAGVSIIQAARRLGYTGPILGADGLTGVKDARGVGEGVFVSSAFLPDLNTPAARKFVTAFRARYNTSPDHRAAQTYDIVYLLHRAINEVGPNREAIRAYLEQVGRPGGSPAFDGVSGTIKFDENGDVVEKPVVIGIVRGSELVTAR, from the coding sequence ATGAAAGCGCTGCCCTCGATATTCGCAGTCGCCGCCCTCGCGGTGCTCTCCCTCGCTGCGTGCGGCCGGGAGAAAGAGACCATCGTGCTGGGCGTAGCCGCGCCCCTGCAGGCGGCCAACGGCAAGTCCGTGGAGATGGCCGCCAGGATGGCCGTGGACGAGATCAACAGAGCCGAAGGGAACGATGGATTTACCTTCGCGCTCGAGATCCGTGACGACGAGCGCAGCGAGGCGAAGGGGATCGAAGTCGCGCAGGACCTGCGCGAGAACGAAAAGGTGGTGGCGGTGATCGGGCACGTGAACTCGGCCGTGTCGATCAAGGCGGCACCCATCTACAACATGCCCGCCGGCATGCACGACAGCATCGGCGGCGATCCGGTCGTGCAGATCTCTCCGGCGTCGAGCGCGCCGGCGCTCACCGGCGCGGGCCCGTGGACCTTTCGCGTGACCCCCACCGACCTGGAGTTCTCGCCCGCCCTGGCGCGACACGCGCGCGAGCGGCTGGGGAGCAGCAAGGCGGCGGTGATCTACGCCAACGACGAGTACGGGCAGGGGGTGACTTCGACTTTCGAGGCCGCCTTCCGCCGCCAGGGCGGGCAGATCGTCTCGACCGACCCCTACCTTCCCGACATCCTCAAGAACCCGGCGGCGCTGGACCCCTACCTGACGCGCGCCATCCGCCGCGGCGCCGACGCGCTGGTCATCGGTGGGCAGGCCGACGCGGGTGTGTCCATCATCCAGGCCGCGCGCCGGCTGGGCTACACCGGCCCCATTCTGGGGGCGGACGGGCTTACCGGGGTCAAGGACGCGCGCGGGGTGGGGGAGGGTGTGTTCGTGAGCTCCGCGTTCCTGCCGGACCTCAACACGCCCGCGGCGCGGAAGTTCGTCACCGCTTTCCGCGCGCGCTATAACACGTCGCCGGACCACCGCGCGGCGCAGACCTACGACATCGTCTATCTCCTCCATAGGGCCATCAACGAGGTGGGCCCGAACCGAGAGGCGATCCGCGCCTACCTCGAGCAGGTCGGCCGCCCCGGCGGGTCCCCGGCGTTCGACGGCGTCAGCGGCACCATCAAGTTCGACGAGAACGGCGATGTCGTGGAGAAGCCGGTCGTCATCGGCATCGTCCGCGGCAGCGAGCTGGTGACGGCACGGTAG